A portion of the Hoplias malabaricus isolate fHopMal1 chromosome 1, fHopMal1.hap1, whole genome shotgun sequence genome contains these proteins:
- the ankmy2a gene encoding ankyrin repeat and MYND domain-containing protein 2a translates to MSTPRKRDLSATEEELFEVIAAGNVQEASRLLGSKDVRVNCLDEYGMTPLMHAAYKGKADMCKLLLQHGADVNCNEHEHGYTALMFAGLSGKTDITWMMLDAGAETDVVNSVGRTAAQMAAFVGQHDCVTVINNFFSRKRLDYYTKPQGLEKEPKLPPKLAGPLHKIIMSTNLNPVKMVMLVMENPLLVDAEALEKCRKVMELICEKCVKQQDMNEVLAMKMHYISCVLQKCSSFLKDREDKLDGLLKSLLKGRESDGFPVFQEKFIRECIRKFPYCDATLLQQLVRSIAPVDIGNDPTALSVLTQAITGQVGFMDAEFCTTCGEKGAEKRCSVCKMVIYCNQDCQKLHWFTHKKICKTLQEQRQKHEAESAKRLAKEAEENKALEETTDTMENLSVEKSEVTSSSEVQIETVSTEPVPVNAD, encoded by the exons ATGTCTACTCCGAGGAAGAGAGATCTGTCCGCCACGGAGGAGGAGTTATTCGAGGTTATTGCTGCAG GTAATGTACAGGAAGCATCACGGCTGCTTGGTTCCAAAGATGTCAGGGTCAACTGCCTGGACGAG TATGGCATGACCCCCCTCATGCATGCTGCATACAAGGGAAAAGCAGACATGTGTAAACTGCTGTTGCAGCATGGAGCAGATGTCAACTGCAATGAGCATGAACATGGCTACACTGCTCTAATGTTTGCAGGTCTCTCAG GAAAGACTGATATTACGTGGATGATGCTGGATGCAGGAGCAGAGACAGATGTTGTGAACTCAGTTGGCAGAACAGCTGCACAAATGGCTGCTTTTGTCG GTCAACATGACTGTGTTACTGTcatcaataattttttttctcggAAGAGGCTTGACTATTATACAAAGCCCCAGGGTTTAGAAAAGGAGCCAAAACTGCCTCCAAAACTGGCTGGACCGTTGCATAAAATCATCATGAGCACAAATCTCAACCCTGTGAAG ATGGTGATGTTGGTGATGGAGAACCCTCTGCTTGTAGATGCAGAGGCTCTGGAGAAGTGCCGTAAGGTGATGGAGCTAATCTGTGAAAAGTGTGTGAAGCAGCAGGACATGAATGAGGTGCTGGCAATGAAGATGCACTATATCAGCTgtgttctgcagaagtgcagctCTTTCCTCAAAGACCGTGAGGATAAACTAGATGGCCTGCTCAAGAG CCTACTGAAAGGTAGAGAGAGTGATGGCTTTCCCGTGTTCCAGGAGAAATTCATTCGGGAATGCATCCGGAAATTTCCATATTGTGATGCTACTTTGCTTCAGCAGCTTGTTAGAAGTATAGCTCCAGTAGATATA GGTAATGACCCTACAGCTTTGTCAGTGCTTACCCAAGCCATCACAGGCCAGGTGGGCTTCATGGATGCTGAGTTCTGCACCACCTGTGGAGAGAAGGGAGCCGAGAAGAGATGCTCTGTCTGTAAAATG GTGATCTATTGTAATCAAGACTGCCAGAAACTTCACTGGTTCACCCATAAGAAAATCTGCAAGACACTGCAGGAGCAGAGACAGAAGCATGAAGCTGAATCAGCCAAACGACTGGCCAAAG AAGCTGAAGAGAATAAAGCATTGGAAGAGACAACCGACACCATGGAAAATCTCTCTGTTGAGAAGAGTGAAGTTACCAGCTCATCAGAGGTCCAAATAGAAACTGTTAGCACGGAACCGGTCCCTGTAAATGCAGACTAA
- the sostdc1a gene encoding sclerostin domain-containing protein 1a, translating to MCMRSEPCSLALLLCVLLRSAVPLSNHNTELQHPTHSSHSGHSTETDTTGAAALNRARSAGRGLENTGGSSDRGPMGCRELRSTKYISDGQCTSISPIKELVCAGECLPAQMLPNWIGGHGRKFWSRRSTPSHDWRCVNDKSRTQRIQLQCQDGSTRTYKITVVTGCKCKRYLRQHNESGHKSESTSQPQQIHKPKSRRKHGTSKANGNWPELES from the exons ATGTGCATGCGCTCCGAGCCCTGCAGCCTTGCGCTGCTGCTGTGCGTCCTGCTACGGAGTGCCGTGCCTCTCAGCAACCACAACACGGAGCTGCAGCACCCTACACACTCCAGTCACAGTGGACACAGCACTGAGACAGACACCACTGGGGCAGCAGCGTTGAACCGAGCTCGCAGTGCAGGCAGAGGACTGGAGAACACAGGAGGGAGCAGCG ATCGAGGACCTATGGGCTGCAGAGAGCTTCGCTCCACTAAGTACATCTCTGACGGCCAGTGCACCAGCATCAGCCCCATCAAGGAGCTTGTGTGCGCAGGGGAGTGTCTCCCTGCCCAGATGCTGCCCAACTGGATAGGTGGACATGGTCGGAAATTCTGGAGCAGGAGGAGCACGCCCAGCCATGACTGGCGCTGTGTCAACGACAAGAGCCGGACCCAGCGCATCCAGCTTCAGTGTCAGGACGGCAGCACCAGGACCTACAAGATCACGGTAGTGACTGGCTGCAAGTGCAAGCGGTACTTGAGACAGCATAACGAATCCGGGCACAAGTCAGAGAGCACCTCTCAACCACAGCAGATCCACAAGCCCAAGAGCAGGCGGAAGCATGGGACAAGCAAAGCAAACGGGAACTGGCCTGAGCTGGAGTCCTGA